Part of the Diprion similis isolate iyDipSimi1 chromosome 10, iyDipSimi1.1, whole genome shotgun sequence genome, CTGTCATGTACCTATATGATAATGCAAGATCGTAAATTCTTTTTACCTCTATACTCGATTGTTGTACAGATTCCTTTTCACCAAATCGAACCAGCAaaccaaaataattcatcaaagaatttattgtaaaaatttctgggtCGACGAATTGTCAAATATTTTGCACGAAATTCTAACGATATTCTTTTGATTCACAATATGAGTgtgttgatttttattacaattgcaATCCattaacttattttttatttatatagatTGAAGAATCTGTTGACGTGCActgtacgaaaatttttagttcacCGAAACCCCGGTTTTGAATTTCCTGTATCAATGTGACCAACTATTGACCGTTGACTAAAGAATGTACAGACCCTTACGGATCTTGGTGTATCAAGCAAAAATTCGTAACACGCTAGCGCTCTCTGAGAACTTACGATGGCAGACCTGAAAACTTGGTACAGAACATCGGGAGGTTACCGACGTGAGCATAATTCGTGTTGTGTTACCTTCTGAGTTATCTGATCTGCCGTATGGTAACCGTAAAGTCCATGGTTACAGAATTATCCCCGAGTATACTCATCGATTTCCAAGTTACTGACTTGTTAGCAATATCGGAGGTTAATgggaataattatttatcgtaACATTTCGGCGGGTCTAGGTGGGTTTAAGGGTATTAGCACTTTGAGGTATTATCAACGAAGGAACTGACCACGCCGGTAAAAGTAGTTCTTTATAACCAGCAACCATCGCGTGCAAAACGTTGGTAACATACCGACGTcattgtgaaattgaaaagttgagaaCATCTCCCAGAAGAAATAGGATGTATGTATACGCCGAAATTGTACGAcggaaaattaaatcaaagaCACGAATGTGTATCTTTTCTATTTACCTTGATGTATGGAACCTTTTATAGGCGATAGTAGCATCTTTAAGAtgctcaatttattttttcaaagattttttttcaaagatcaattttgagtaaaaaaatttggaaaaatttggaacCACTTTATTTTCAGTTGCAATCGTTTCGAAAGTGTttcaatgaagaatttttccgaTTTGTTTGgccgtttttcaaattatgaattaagaaaattcaatGTGTCAAGTTTTTAGGGTATCCGAAGAATTCTGAAACACTTTTCTCTTTGGTAGAAGCACGTTGAAGATATGTAGTAGGCTGAACCTATTTTCTGAGTTTTTCCTAAGATTTGAAAGCGGTAATCGGGTTTTAACCAAGAAAAAATACGAGGGtccttgaataaatataaaaatgaataatgaaaattaatttttgcacacCTCCGTCAACAACTTAACTACTTTGTAGTTTTTAAGAGCGTTAGTGCTTATATAAACTACACAAGATGCTCCTTTTTGACAGGCGATAGCACAGAATGCATGTCCGCAATTAAGGACTTCCTGGCTCGTGTCAAGAGTGTGCGTGTTTCTTGACGAGTGTTCGTTGACACTTTACACTCTTCAAGGAATTCCACCAACTAATTGAAATTAAGcatattaaaaacaaaaacaaaaatttatctataaaaTTTATGTTGACGTTCATGTTAATATAGAGAAAGAAACGCTTAGTTGAattcagaaattaaaaatatttttgtttcggtACCTATAGATGGAGATTTGAGTTAAATTATGTGGGAGGTATGTAAGAGTAACGGACACTGTATTGTCAGTCAAAAGTTCCTTGATTAGCCACTAGAGTCTGGCGCTACGGTCGGACAAAAACGTGGCGCGCTGGGTTCCAGATTTGAGATTCGGCAGTCGAGCTCTGGACATGGTGACGACCAGAAGTGCTCGAACCAGTTGAGTAGATTTTGGTttctaaataaatgaatttattttatcttctgCGTAATATTGACGTACTCATCGacccaaactttttttctcaattgttGAGATGCTCAACATTGATCAATATTTGCCGGGATACATAGTTATAATCTGCGATTCCGCATCACAGGAAGTTGAAGCGAGTATAGATATACCTTGCACTATTGCACATTTATTTAACTTCAAGAAGTGAGAATTTTATTGTTGTCAAGTGAAAAGCGTGTCAACTCAAAAAGTACAGACACGAGGCTTTGGAATTTGATATCAAtgacagaaaattttaaatgattgGTTGCAAAATCTTTCGAAAGCTTTGACTCTTCTGTGTCGAATGTTCCATTGCTCAGCTTTGAGAAACATTATGAATGATAGTTATTACCAGCGATATATCGAAAAcatgtatttttttgcaaaactatcggaaaaatctgaaaaatttgaaatatttgcaaaatctCAAAACACTCAGCTTTCAGAAGTTTATATGTGCAAATACGTGATTTTAGAAACGGAGTGAAgcaagacaaaaaattttgtcacggATATTTTGTCAGGGGATATTTTATCCAGGGTATTTCGACGTGATAGCGATAATCATAATTGTATAACGGACTGGAGAAGAAATGCCAGAGAGATGTATTtagattataaatttattttgatgtgtataAAGTAACAAGCGAACAGTCGATCATGTATGGTAAGGTTAATTTACGAACATGTCGTTACAGAATGTAATACagaatattgatgaaaatctcattgatatattttgaaattgagatttcaaatataaacTCAACGCaagattttacttttttaacttGCGATGAATATGACGGATAATTTGCAACTAGTTAGCATAAACAAGTGAATTTGTTAGTAAAATTAGATTAAATTGaatctagaaaaaaaggtctcttTTCATCCGAAGAACCGGGAAAAATCAGGGAATTCAATGTGTCATTCGCACTTGACACTCTGCCCTATTCGACATTTCGCACAAGGAATTATCTCGCCGCTTCGGAATCATCGTCGTCCGTAGGCGTGTCATTCTTGAAGATTATCTTTACTTCCGTGAACGCCATGTTCTCGGTTAACTGACAGAAGTTGTCCAAAGTCTTGACAACAGTGCCGTCCGTACCCTTTGGTGGAGGACGGTCAAACGGATAACCCATTTTCCGCCGATCGGGATAAATTGAATCCTTAAGTCCGCAGTAGCTGACAGCGTCcttgcaacatttttttacggGCACATCGTactgaaaagaagaaatattcattcatcaaACAGTCGAGGTCAAACAAAGGGAGAAACTATGGTCAAGAAATCCGATTTTCTTCATGCGAAATTAGTGCTTAATAGAAAGCTAACGCATCGTAAGACGCTATATTGTAGCGGAAAAGAAAACGTTTTATTCTAAGGCGGTCGAATTTATTTGCGAGCATTTCTCCACTAACGGGAAAAACCGAGTCCTCCACGCCATATTGAACACATCAAATAACTACGTCCGTACACAGTACTCGATTCATATTGCCTGTATCCTCTTACTGAACCAGTTTTCAGcaatttagagaaaaaaagttcatggATTGaatcgatataaaaatttccagttaGTGGTGAAATGCCCTTGTAATATTCCTAGACTCGTTGTCACAAAATCAAGGCCTGATATTTCAAAACGAGTCGTCTGTAGTCTGAGACTAGCTTGTAATTAAAACAGACAGATCAGCTGATTATCGATGAGAATCCATGTTGTCGAACAAGTCCCAGATTTCAGAGACTTAGAATGAACTGCTTGTGATTTATAGAATAACATCTAACCAGAGgaaagaagtttgaaaaatgattcatcATCAGCTTTTCCCCAGACTATCAGTAAATAAAACCCGAAATcacaaatcgaaaaaaaaaaaaaatcttctcacCATGTCGACGTCATAGTTTGAAACCATTACAAAGAGATCAGCACTTAGACCCAGTTCATTTCCTTTCGGTATGAGCATGTGCTGAGGCCAGCCGCAACCGCAGTAATTGAACACTGATTTCCCAGCCTCGGTCATTTCCTCCAGGTCCTTTCTTCCTTCAGGGAACGTTCGCTCGAATGGAATAGTCACAGAGGATTCCGTTGAGAGACGCTTGTGGGATGAACTACCGGGAGGAACTGCAAAAAAAGAATCGTAGGATTATATTACCGCAACAAGTtactggcatgtatagaagaaccAATAAAATTGATGGTAAAGTCTTTGTTATGTTAGATTGACGTTCGCAATGCACGTTTCATAGACGTAAATTTCACTCGTGAAATTCTCATCTTTTAAACATTTATCGAGCGTCAAATTATGACTAACTTGTACTTCCCATTATTTTCTTGGAAGACAAGCGGCTTTCGATAGTtggagaattttgaaataagaaaaatagtttttacggcatgggcattgaaaagtccactttttgtgggtGTTTttgttccgtaaagtgacgctttatacggcagcgaacaaacttgcggaataaagtctttattccgcacagttttgatgcgcagttcgaagtgcgcatcccaaactgccgaataaagtagcttcgtcgaacagatcgcgacataacctcactcttcgttttgcttttcaatgcccataccgtaaaaaatattgtatgcggcatgcccgtaaaccgttttttggctcggataatttcagtactcgcttcggCTCGCCTTTAGCTCGTCctaaatctttatccttgccaaaaaacaggtggtttacgggcatgccacataaatagctattatcgGGACTGTTTCCGTATCACGCCGTGAGGTTTGCAATGTATCCAAGCAATGTGGACAAATTCTCTTATGACTCTGGGGTATGATTTCAGTTCCTTGTAGAATGTTGAGAGTGAAAGTATGAAATTTCGTTGTCATTTACAAAATACAGAAATGAGTTGAGATTTTATACTCACTAACGACACTGAACTTGTCAAGTTCGATCATGAGACCTTGTTGCTCCGCAAAATTAAGGGGAAGTTTACGGTCGTTGTATTTTGGAGCCATGAAGATACGGACAGTACCCTTGGTCTCAGTGGgagatgaattttcaatgtcAATTTTGTATTCGAATAATTCATGGTTCAAGTGGGTGAATCGAATTCGGGCTGCACCCCTCGCCGCAAAGTCAAGACCGTTTGAAACATCGATGTTACTCTCTTCCCAGAAGGTGCGAAATACGTTGTTTTCGCGATAGTTTTTGCTGATGACGTTTAAGCCCGTCACTTTTACGCCTTTGTGGTCAAGCTGATTGAGAATAGAAATATGTATGTTAATACAAAGGTATCAGGAGAGCGGCGTAGACTAACATATAATAAGAACGATAAATGATAGGAAACGAGAACTATtcagattgaaaaaacaaaacgtgtCTTCATCTTATAAAATATCTACGAGCAGCCTGATCTAAGATTAAGAATAAAGAAACCGGAGAAATACCTCCTCCACGGTATATGAATCCAATCTGTCCTTGTATTGACGAAAAATGTCATTGACGAAGGTGTGCCACCTGTAGAATATTGGATCCCTCATAGCCATGGCGTTGTCACCCATAACACCAATGGATTCCTGCAATGAAGACATCAGTCGTATTAGTCAGAACCGAACAAAggtgaaacaaatgaacgtaTCTGGTAGACAAGCTGGCACAAATAGGAGTTGCATGCATATTATAATCATTAGTGACTTAATTgatgatgaatttgaaaatcaacacAACCCTCGTTCGTAgacttgaaattgtattttagcTTTAACATCTCTCGTAATGCTTCACCGTTATCCAGGCCGATTTGACCCAAAAGTATAAGATGTCATAAACCATTTAGACATTATTCCGACCGAGCCGAATTTAGCCAGGAAAGTTTCTAAACACGATGTGACAGTTGATGAAAGTATATCAATCGATTGTATAACAAGTGCTCACCAAGTGGCGGTTATCAGGATCGTGGCAAAGTCCGATGGCTACATGGCCACTGTTGTGCAGATTGCCATAATAAGCTGAATTCTTCGAAAGTTCACTGGCCTCGATGAGATTGCCGAGTATTTCGATTCCCTCATCCTCCGTAAGTTCAACCTTTTGACCTGCTTCATCCCAAACGAATCCCAGATGAATGGCGTCCAAGATCCGGTCCCTCCATCTCTGAAGTTGGTCGATACTGATGAGGTAAGGTTCGCGATTCACATTGCTTAGTACTGCCCCGTTTTGACGCCCTGATATCTTAGAACCCGTTACCGAATCCAGTTTCGGAAAGTATTCTTCGTCGAACGGTTTTCGCCAATTGTCAAAAGGCTTGACTCGAGGCAGGTTGTTAGAGAAACGCTCAAAGTCATACCTGATCCAAGATGGCAGACAAAGACACGGCAAAAATGTAGCATAATTGCAACAGCATTCGATGTATGGAGGAAATTTATTAACGGTTTAGGTATAAACCTACTTACCGTGCAATTATCTGCTGGTGCATATAGTAGAACAATTCGCCACGTCTGTTTTTCACAACGATTTCCGATATACCGTCACCGGGATAAACTAAGTGCCAGTGCCAATGGTGCATATTTATGCCTAAATCTTCTCTGAAGTAGGCTAACGAGTGTTCCGGTTCAATGTCAGATGCTGTTTGCTTCTGTTCGCGAAGAGGTATGGGTTTCTGCGATCAACCAAgagagaaatttcaattacgttcttgttcattttccatttgcagttttgaaattaggtgaattagaaaaaaaaaaaaaaaaatgacgcgcCGACAAAAATCTCTAGTAGTGTTTACTGTACAATGCTTGACTATTGCAATTCTTAACCATAACTAAAAAACTGCAGTGCTAGCTACAAAATGAAAGAGAGTTGGAAATCATGACATGAAATTCTATTACGTATGTGTTACTTTGAGTTTTAATTACGGTAACTTGTACTAGATTTCGTTTTAACTATTACGAATATTTGATTcccgaggaaaaataaattgatgttCAAACTAAACAATCAGATTTCATGCTGGGATAACCAGAAAATGTGGTATTCGCAACTATAATCAAACTAAACAGTCACTCGTACCACATTACCTTAATTCCGCAAAATATTAAAACCATTATGGTTGCAAAACTGATTTGAGCAAAATTTAGAGCAAGTACCTATAtaagtgataaattttttttgtaacacctgcTTGGAAAGTGTCATTTTCGAGGCTCGTGTAGCGTGCGTGAAGTGCCTTGTTCCTGAATAATAgagttggcgcatgcgcacattCGATATGCCCTACTATTGCCTAACTTCAGGTTTCGcagtcggccattttgtgtcgCGTCAACCTGTCAATTTGACGTTGGTTTACCTCTCAAATAACACTTTCCTACGcatgtgttacaaaaaatagcgTGTGTAGCTAGTGCGTGAAGGCG contains:
- the LOC124411405 gene encoding phenoloxidase 2-like, yielding MVLLLLGNQASGKIRIGDHILKLQQYIYQPKRMTCAYGLFSWFEKLRRSEKYHYTKMEKPTKENMLDLFIRPGEPCCMPKGNENILFKISDEKTMYDRYRHEIELDEERFGADKVKKIEVRRLSMENIDKFMELSRDEAFSVFVPKHAKLAGELTRVFMEAECWEDFLALAVRCRDKLNPVMFYYAYSVALLHRPDTKDLSLPSPCEYFPNKFVSARTLAMAKEVAYVMSTTDSKPIPLREQKQTASDIEPEHSLAYFREDLGINMHHWHWHLVYPGDGISEIVVKNRRGELFYYMHQQIIARYDFERFSNNLPRVKPFDNWRKPFDEEYFPKLDSVTGSKISGRQNGAVLSNVNREPYLISIDQLQRWRDRILDAIHLGFVWDEAGQKVELTEDEGIEILGNLIEASELSKNSAYYGNLHNSGHVAIGLCHDPDNRHLESIGVMGDNAMAMRDPIFYRWHTFVNDIFRQYKDRLDSYTVEELDHKGVKVTGLNVISKNYRENNVFRTFWEESNIDVSNGLDFAARGAARIRFTHLNHELFEYKIDIENSSPTETKGTVRIFMAPKYNDRKLPLNFAEQQGLMIELDKFSVVIPPGSSSHKRLSTESSVTIPFERTFPEGRKDLEEMTEAGKSVFNYCGCGWPQHMLIPKGNELGLSADLFVMVSNYDVDMYDVPVKKCCKDAVSYCGLKDSIYPDRRKMGYPFDRPPPKGTDGTVVKTLDNFCQLTENMAFTEVKIIFKNDTPTDDDDSEAAR